The following proteins come from a genomic window of Leptospira barantonii:
- a CDS encoding FlgO family outer membrane protein, with amino-acid sequence MKHSIFIIFLSLILLADCASAGRGSKRNLPKPLNEVLAEVSSSLKKQIAANRENSFPDKKNALKLAILPLLNEVGASTVLGVTIASQLLPQMSEPGKIVLVEKSQLNRLIDEQSFQKTGLVLSDKNMEIGKLSGVDILILGTVQFSDQTFLLQIRAVSLQSGEILASSESVFDSTDNLYDQSRFAVPKSNR; translated from the coding sequence ATGAAACATTCAATTTTTATTATATTCTTATCTTTGATTCTGCTTGCGGATTGTGCAAGCGCAGGACGCGGATCCAAACGAAATCTTCCCAAACCTTTGAACGAGGTTTTAGCGGAGGTTTCTTCCAGCTTAAAAAAACAGATCGCGGCCAATCGTGAGAATTCCTTCCCGGATAAAAAGAACGCTTTGAAACTCGCCATTCTTCCTTTGTTAAACGAAGTCGGTGCTTCCACCGTTTTGGGTGTTACGATCGCTTCTCAACTTTTACCGCAGATGTCCGAACCGGGAAAAATAGTCCTCGTGGAAAAATCCCAACTCAACCGATTGATCGACGAGCAAAGTTTTCAAAAGACGGGGCTCGTTCTTTCGGATAAGAATATGGAAATCGGAAAGTTATCGGGGGTGGATATTCTGATTTTGGGAACGGTTCAGTTCAGCGATCAGACTTTCTTACTTCAAATTCGTGCGGTTTCTCTTCAGTCCGGAGAAATTCTGGCGTCCTCCGAATCCGTTTTCGATTCCACGGACAATCTTTACGATCAGTCTCGTTTCGCGGTCCCGAAATCCAATCGTTAA
- a CDS encoding alpha/beta hydrolase, producing MKKIVSALRTSLYFLSEILEFILSVISSLFPSSVDPNLSRGDIYIVTGYLSGTLFYSKLRKALEAKGYQPRILKVPSLFFNTKKAVEVLAKQMDQIPSKSVLLAHNTGGLLTLLLPDRSRQKIRGLVTLGTPFRGSHLFSILPVGGLRYGSPYLKELFKTFLFMDRFHPLAPLKEFIFHPASSSVYGEERDLWFDIPGNFNQVRKAENIRTILEFLVFHYPSDAAKELEKAAALAALNASKSQAKRTTNTAATANGKKGIGKTNVAKSKTTAVNSAKVQSKKSISKTKTKPVAKQKPGVSTKNITKKKSSSVSAKSKPVRSVVSAKKKKKR from the coding sequence ATGAAAAAAATCGTTTCCGCTCTTAGAACGTCGCTCTATTTCCTTTCGGAAATTTTAGAATTTATCCTTTCCGTAATCTCGTCCCTTTTTCCATCCAGCGTCGATCCGAACCTTTCCCGAGGTGATATTTACATCGTGACCGGTTATCTGTCGGGAACCCTATTCTATTCTAAACTTCGTAAGGCTTTGGAAGCCAAGGGTTATCAGCCGAGAATTTTGAAAGTTCCTTCCCTATTCTTCAATACGAAAAAAGCGGTGGAAGTTCTTGCAAAACAGATGGATCAGATTCCGTCGAAATCGGTTTTACTCGCGCACAACACGGGCGGACTTTTGACCTTACTTCTTCCGGATCGAAGCCGTCAAAAAATTCGCGGACTTGTGACTTTGGGAACTCCGTTTCGAGGAAGTCATTTATTTTCCATTCTTCCCGTAGGCGGTTTGCGATACGGTTCTCCGTATTTGAAAGAACTCTTCAAAACTTTTTTGTTTATGGATCGATTTCATCCTCTTGCACCTTTGAAAGAATTTATTTTTCATCCGGCGTCTTCCTCGGTTTACGGAGAAGAAAGGGATCTTTGGTTCGATATTCCGGGGAACTTCAATCAGGTTCGTAAAGCGGAGAATATTCGGACGATCCTGGAATTTTTAGTGTTTCATTATCCGAGCGACGCCGCAAAAGAATTGGAAAAAGCCGCCGCCTTAGCGGCGTTAAACGCTTCTAAATCGCAGGCAAAACGGACCACAAACACGGCGGCAACTGCGAACGGTAAAAAAGGAATCGGTAAAACGAACGTCGCAAAGAGTAAGACGACGGCTGTAAACTCGGCGAAGGTTCAGTCGAAGAAATCGATTTCCAAAACAAAAACGAAGCCGGTCGCAAAACAAAAGCCGGGCGTTTCAACAAAGAATATTACGAAAAAGAAATCCTCTTCGGTTTCCGCAAAAAGTAAACCGGTTCGTTCCGTCGTATCCGCTAAAAAGAAAAAGAAACGTTAG
- a CDS encoding UTP--glucose-1-phosphate uridylyltransferase has protein sequence MDSIKTKSEESISKKMSSEGMSSTFIQDFLKKTDQVRNGETGMVRWEEVGDLDPVLDEITLEKIEAENSQGPEILKNLVVIKLNGGLGTSMGLSGPKSLIPLKEGMSFLEIFAKQSEVIQKKYNVSVPLILMDSFSTQKESQAELKRIGFNQKFSTSFLQHKVPRLLKENLTPIVCKNPDDEWCPPGHGDIWISLLETGLLDTLIEHGYKIAFVSNGDNLGATVHPGILSYMLKEKLEFCMEMTPKTLADKKGGAIYRRIVNGKPENYQLLETAQVPQDHMHEFEGLGKFRTFSTNNLWIDLVALRERILRGNFELSLIVNPKTVEGKEVLQLETAMGSAIRNFNKVKGIIIPRDRFAPVKKCEDYLVRRSDAYRLLENFSITMSEERKKSGLGEVLISLDENYYKKIQDFNRLVPEIPSLVQCTSLTVQGEVLFDQKVTIVGNVVIQNTGSTLKKISDLKMGILESGKYSF, from the coding sequence ATGGATTCGATAAAAACAAAATCGGAAGAATCGATCTCGAAGAAAATGTCTTCCGAAGGTATGTCTTCCACTTTCATTCAGGATTTTTTGAAAAAAACGGATCAGGTTCGAAACGGCGAAACCGGAATGGTTCGTTGGGAAGAAGTCGGCGATCTCGATCCTGTTTTGGACGAGATCACTTTGGAAAAGATCGAAGCCGAGAATTCTCAAGGTCCGGAAATTCTTAAAAATCTCGTAGTCATCAAACTCAACGGCGGACTCGGAACCTCGATGGGACTTTCCGGTCCGAAGTCCCTCATACCACTTAAGGAAGGAATGTCCTTTTTGGAAATTTTCGCGAAACAATCCGAAGTCATCCAGAAGAAGTATAACGTTTCCGTTCCTTTGATCCTGATGGACAGCTTTAGCACACAAAAGGAAAGTCAGGCCGAACTAAAACGGATCGGGTTCAATCAAAAATTCTCAACGTCCTTCTTACAGCACAAAGTGCCTCGTCTTTTGAAAGAGAACCTAACACCGATTGTATGCAAAAACCCCGATGACGAATGGTGTCCGCCCGGTCACGGAGATATTTGGATTTCCCTTTTGGAAACCGGACTTCTCGACACGTTGATAGAGCACGGATACAAGATCGCGTTCGTATCCAACGGAGATAACTTAGGTGCTACGGTTCATCCCGGAATTCTTTCCTATATGTTGAAGGAAAAACTGGAATTCTGTATGGAAATGACTCCGAAAACCCTCGCGGATAAAAAGGGAGGAGCGATCTACAGAAGAATCGTAAACGGAAAACCCGAAAACTATCAGTTGTTGGAAACCGCTCAGGTTCCGCAGGATCACATGCACGAGTTCGAAGGACTCGGCAAGTTTAGAACGTTCTCTACGAACAATCTCTGGATCGATCTTGTGGCGCTTCGCGAAAGAATTCTCCGAGGAAACTTCGAACTTTCGTTAATCGTAAATCCTAAAACTGTGGAAGGAAAGGAAGTCCTTCAACTCGAAACCGCGATGGGCTCCGCGATCCGAAATTTCAACAAGGTAAAAGGGATCATCATTCCAAGGGATCGATTCGCGCCCGTAAAAAAATGCGAAGACTATCTCGTGCGTAGATCGGACGCGTATCGTCTTTTGGAAAATTTTTCGATCACTATGTCCGAAGAGAGAAAGAAATCGGGGTTAGGCGAAGTGTTGATTTCCTTGGACGAGAACTATTATAAAAAGATCCAAGACTTCAATCGACTCGTTCCTGAGATTCCTTCTTTGGTGCAATGCACCTCTTTAACCGTCCAAGGTGAGGTGTTATTCGATCAAAAGGTCACAATCGTGGGTAACGTAGTCATTCAAAACACAGGTTCGACTCTAAAGAAAATATCCGATTTAAAAATGGGAATTTTAGAATCCGGAAAATATTCCTTTTAG
- a CDS encoding EAL domain-containing protein → MTTSKSPKIRSFDEGEIEQFKNVFINENRGKPIVLLRFQDIKSLSFLDFLQLVPIKISELHPGAENHYSYYCYGDKKNLLIGVAPVHANGSNGNGFLNFDSVLGRFREVSIKNGSMNFDFGIARTQCNFISYVDEIFHELEVSSLKNLKDNLIRWSWTYLNRVNDYFAGEKADAVIQPIIHYNHKTHMYSMKGGEVFVGGEAYAGYADLIRDIPHDQDLNRIELLILEKLTMCCNGAPGLLKFNISPQTLIDTFDTDEKVTRFHNLLLNQNLSPALVRMELIEKPYEEAEITLKSVCRRFWNFGISFAADDFGVKSQSHQIVLDLGEMIKEFKLDPISFKFKADQDLTKFLDNLAFIDYCRRLSDNREAIITAEALEDIDSLNFLIAHQVYYFQANLFCTKISIDEYKEIFNDMQNLPESVVNKILNSEELLLKLKEKGNIFKLAKELQLAP, encoded by the coding sequence ATGACAACTTCTAAAAGTCCGAAGATCCGCTCCTTTGACGAAGGAGAAATTGAACAATTTAAAAACGTCTTTATCAACGAGAACCGAGGCAAACCGATCGTTCTGCTTCGTTTTCAAGACATCAAATCCTTATCCTTTCTGGACTTTCTTCAGTTGGTTCCGATCAAAATTTCGGAACTACATCCCGGTGCTGAAAATCATTATTCTTATTACTGCTACGGAGATAAGAAGAATCTTCTGATCGGAGTCGCGCCGGTTCACGCGAACGGCTCGAACGGAAACGGATTCTTAAACTTCGATTCGGTTCTGGGAAGATTCCGAGAAGTTTCGATCAAAAACGGATCGATGAATTTCGATTTCGGAATCGCAAGAACCCAGTGTAATTTTATCTCTTACGTCGACGAAATCTTTCACGAGTTGGAAGTGTCTTCTCTCAAAAATCTGAAAGACAATCTTATCCGTTGGAGTTGGACCTACCTCAATCGAGTGAACGATTACTTCGCGGGCGAGAAGGCAGACGCGGTCATCCAACCGATCATCCATTACAATCACAAAACCCATATGTATTCGATGAAGGGTGGAGAGGTTTTTGTGGGTGGGGAAGCTTACGCGGGTTATGCGGATCTCATTCGGGATATTCCTCACGATCAGGATTTGAATCGAATCGAACTTTTGATTTTGGAAAAATTGACCATGTGTTGCAACGGAGCGCCCGGTCTTTTGAAATTCAACATTTCACCGCAGACCTTGATCGATACGTTCGATACGGACGAGAAGGTAACTCGTTTTCACAACCTTCTTCTCAATCAAAACCTGAGCCCGGCTCTGGTAAGAATGGAACTGATCGAAAAACCATACGAAGAAGCGGAAATCACTCTCAAAAGTGTGTGTAGAAGATTTTGGAATTTCGGAATCAGTTTCGCCGCAGACGACTTCGGAGTAAAAAGTCAGAGTCACCAGATCGTTTTGGACCTCGGGGAAATGATCAAGGAATTCAAACTCGATCCGATCAGTTTTAAGTTTAAGGCCGATCAGGATCTCACGAAATTTTTAGACAACCTGGCATTTATCGATTATTGTAGAAGACTTTCGGACAACCGCGAAGCGATCATCACCGCGGAAGCCTTGGAAGACATCGATTCTTTGAACTTCCTCATCGCTCACCAGGTTTATTATTTCCAAGCGAATCTTTTTTGTACGAAAATTTCCATCGATGAATATAAGGAAATCTTCAATGATATGCAGAACCTTCCCGAATCGGTCGTGAACAAAATTCTCAACTCGGAAGAACTTCTTTTGAAATTGAAAGAGAAGGGAAATATCTTCAAACTCGCCAAGGAACTTCAACTCGCTCCTTAA
- a CDS encoding C1 family peptidase, whose translation MRILKYSIVSSALLLSVQTSIFAQPSLRGLGMKQESSELLSSLKETNPYGISHRGLSSSVDLSSSMPPVGNQGEQGSCVAWSTAYATKSFQEYIERKSSKDWSLKTSDGAPNYGKIFSPAFIYNQINGGRDNGSLISDAMRVMVEMGAAPWETMPYNAADYRARPPQAAIDAASKYKAKEFLRVKTTDMSEVKAQLAEGKPVVAGILVYENFFNLKGDQVYKEGLGKTYGGHAIAIVGYDDSKNAVKFINSWGTDWGDKGYGYIDYRWFTKICQGAFVMIDQVETVSDQGKPDSNTPEPTSVASDSNPTAPSSITASQGSFVDKVLINWEVVPGAIGYEIHRKGPGDSGFAKVGLSGTNSFNDDGVQPNLAYRYKILTLTDSSSSDLSQGEVVGFAKTEELKPPPKVLGVKATQGQYDNKVELAWEPGDSSSEYQIFKWNKTQKRYNPIGNSKINNYVDNSAAKKGVVEIYVVSAKLNGKTGEPSDAASGFTAQPKTPPAKPLGLIASRGSYQNKVELKWQKVSGASKYYVFRYVKSGWIGGGAWEKISETGAEEFIDENLPSRYAYYSVTAVNLDGKNGPFSSFAYGYTDPNKQRGVKLASPENLKGVLDAKAAKISLTWDKMKEASEYYVFRKKRGESKWTYLASSGTKNSFVADVPEKEVLFLYSVTSKTDLGGESGNSLPVSAVISTAVTAPKKRTFGGDSSLEKFKGPWTAMAWDGNNGVSQVLLEIESSDNITYTVKFNKKKIFEGKYVEESPIIDKDGKFKIEIEKTGDALSVTMKDPSIVNQKSNLSFLKE comes from the coding sequence ATGAGAATTTTAAAATATTCTATAGTATCATCGGCTCTTCTTCTGAGCGTTCAGACTTCGATCTTCGCACAACCTTCTTTGCGCGGTCTCGGGATGAAACAGGAATCGTCCGAACTTCTTTCTTCCTTAAAGGAAACGAATCCGTACGGAATCTCGCACAGAGGACTTTCTTCGAGCGTGGATCTTTCTTCTTCCATGCCTCCGGTCGGGAATCAGGGAGAACAAGGTAGTTGTGTCGCTTGGTCCACCGCATACGCCACCAAAAGTTTTCAGGAATACATCGAAAGAAAAAGTTCCAAGGATTGGTCTTTGAAAACTTCGGACGGCGCTCCGAATTACGGAAAAATATTCTCTCCTGCGTTTATCTACAATCAGATCAACGGCGGTCGCGACAACGGATCTTTGATTTCAGACGCGATGCGTGTGATGGTGGAAATGGGCGCGGCTCCTTGGGAAACGATGCCTTACAACGCCGCCGATTACAGAGCGCGTCCTCCGCAAGCCGCGATCGACGCGGCTTCCAAATACAAGGCGAAGGAATTCTTACGCGTAAAAACGACGGACATGAGCGAGGTCAAAGCCCAACTCGCGGAAGGAAAGCCGGTGGTCGCGGGGATTTTGGTTTATGAAAACTTCTTCAATCTCAAAGGCGATCAGGTTTACAAAGAAGGTTTGGGCAAAACCTACGGAGGTCATGCGATCGCGATCGTAGGTTATGACGATTCCAAAAACGCAGTGAAGTTCATCAATTCTTGGGGAACCGATTGGGGTGATAAAGGTTACGGATACATCGACTATCGTTGGTTTACGAAAATCTGCCAAGGCGCGTTCGTAATGATCGATCAGGTCGAAACCGTCAGCGATCAAGGAAAACCGGATTCGAATACTCCCGAACCGACGAGTGTCGCGAGCGATTCCAATCCTACGGCTCCTTCATCGATCACGGCTTCTCAGGGAAGTTTTGTGGATAAGGTTTTGATCAATTGGGAAGTTGTCCCCGGTGCGATCGGTTATGAAATTCATAGAAAGGGTCCCGGAGATTCGGGCTTCGCAAAGGTCGGGCTTTCCGGAACGAATAGCTTCAACGACGACGGAGTTCAACCCAATCTCGCGTATCGATATAAGATTTTGACTTTGACCGATTCTTCCTCTTCCGATTTGTCTCAGGGAGAAGTGGTCGGCTTTGCGAAAACGGAAGAATTAAAACCTCCTCCTAAAGTTCTGGGCGTAAAAGCGACTCAAGGCCAATACGACAACAAGGTGGAACTCGCATGGGAACCGGGCGATTCGTCTTCCGAATATCAGATTTTTAAATGGAATAAAACCCAGAAGAGATACAACCCGATCGGAAATTCCAAGATCAACAATTACGTGGATAACTCGGCGGCTAAAAAAGGCGTCGTGGAAATCTATGTAGTGTCCGCGAAGCTCAACGGAAAAACGGGAGAACCTTCCGATGCGGCGAGCGGCTTTACGGCTCAACCGAAAACCCCGCCGGCAAAACCTCTGGGACTGATCGCAAGCAGAGGTTCGTACCAAAACAAGGTCGAGTTGAAATGGCAAAAAGTTTCCGGAGCTTCCAAATACTACGTGTTCCGATACGTGAAGTCCGGTTGGATCGGCGGTGGAGCTTGGGAAAAAATTTCCGAAACCGGAGCGGAGGAATTCATCGATGAGAATCTTCCTTCACGTTATGCGTATTATTCCGTAACCGCAGTCAACCTCGACGGGAAGAACGGACCTTTCTCCAGTTTCGCTTACGGTTATACGGACCCGAACAAACAAAGAGGAGTAAAACTCGCTTCTCCCGAAAACTTAAAAGGGGTTTTGGACGCGAAAGCCGCCAAGATCAGTCTGACCTGGGATAAGATGAAGGAAGCATCCGAATATTATGTTTTTCGTAAGAAGAGAGGAGAATCCAAATGGACCTACCTCGCCTCTTCGGGTACTAAAAATTCTTTCGTGGCCGACGTTCCAGAAAAGGAAGTTCTCTTTTTGTATTCCGTAACTTCCAAAACGGATCTAGGCGGTGAAAGCGGAAATTCTCTTCCGGTTTCGGCTGTGATCTCCACGGCTGTGACCGCTCCTAAGAAAAGAACGTTCGGGGGAGATTCCTCTCTTGAAAAATTCAAAGGTCCTTGGACCGCGATGGCTTGGGACGGTAACAACGGTGTGAGTCAGGTTCTTTTGGAAATCGAAAGTTCGGATAACATCACTTACACGGTAAAATTCAATAAGAAGAAGATCTTCGAAGGAAAATACGTGGAAGAATCTCCGATTATCGACAAGGACGGTAAGTTCAAAATCGAGATCGAAAAAACGGGAGACGCACTTTCGGTTACGATGAAGGATCCTTCGATCGTAAATCAGAAATCCAATCTTTCTTTCTTAAAAGAATAA
- a CDS encoding LIC_20196 family exoprotein yields the protein MNLKAFAWIGVLFFTLPILSVPTPPSLETQVKNSDYIALTRITNVREKKISETSISVTATVEILKPWKGAEKIPAKFEIGFMIFPELLGKWLKAAPPEGDYILFLNQKTVKDSKGNESSLIALYEPHPFAFKEYSRETEDKIREVIQSQKGN from the coding sequence ATGAATTTGAAAGCGTTTGCTTGGATCGGTGTATTATTTTTTACTTTGCCGATTCTATCGGTACCCACTCCTCCTTCCTTGGAAACCCAAGTTAAGAATTCCGATTATATCGCGTTGACTCGCATCACGAACGTCCGCGAGAAAAAAATTTCCGAAACTTCCATTTCGGTAACGGCCACGGTTGAAATTCTCAAACCTTGGAAAGGCGCGGAAAAAATTCCCGCTAAGTTCGAAATCGGTTTTATGATTTTCCCGGAACTTTTGGGAAAATGGCTGAAGGCCGCTCCTCCCGAAGGAGATTACATTCTATTCTTAAATCAAAAAACCGTAAAGGACAGCAAGGGCAACGAGTCCTCTTTGATCGCCTTATACGAACCTCATCCATTCGCGTTTAAGGAATATTCCAGAGAAACGGAAGACAAGATCCGCGAAGTCATTCAGTCCCAGAAAGGGAATTAA
- a CDS encoding energy transducer TonB, whose translation MASVPEIKQKIIQFGLFRFCLIASFVLHSVTIGAYFIATYIPDAEISSEDLEAQDVEVDLEDIPPELIGGTSSPAPVEKQEWVEGSNQNADDPIDEDLNPNALSGNGTDKDGFLFSYNGDKTPTPIIDFDLRDFFPPQAKSAGIVSKQVVVIVQIDEQGNLQGAKIASGKAGFGFDEAAIKIVKLARWSPGYVQGRPTKMSHRVPISFNLED comes from the coding sequence ATGGCAAGCGTTCCCGAAATCAAACAGAAGATCATCCAATTCGGATTGTTCCGTTTTTGTCTGATTGCTTCCTTTGTTTTACATTCCGTTACGATCGGAGCCTACTTCATCGCGACATACATTCCCGACGCGGAAATTTCTTCCGAAGATTTGGAAGCCCAGGATGTGGAAGTGGATCTGGAAGACATTCCGCCCGAGTTGATCGGCGGGACCTCTTCACCCGCGCCCGTTGAAAAACAGGAATGGGTGGAAGGTTCGAATCAGAACGCGGACGATCCGATCGACGAGGATCTCAATCCGAACGCTCTTTCCGGAAACGGAACCGATAAGGACGGATTCTTATTTTCCTACAACGGAGATAAAACTCCGACTCCGATCATCGACTTCGATCTGAGGGATTTTTTCCCGCCTCAAGCCAAGTCTGCGGGAATCGTTTCCAAACAAGTTGTTGTCATCGTTCAGATCGACGAACAAGGAAACCTGCAAGGCGCGAAGATCGCATCCGGGAAAGCCGGATTCGGTTTTGACGAAGCGGCGATTAAGATCGTGAAACTCGCTCGTTGGAGTCCGGGATACGTTCAGGGAAGACCTACTAAAATGTCACATCGGGTTCCGATTTCGTTCAATCTGGAAGATTGA
- a CDS encoding ExbD/TolR family protein, which translates to MAGSAPSGDGEEIGNINITPMVDVILVLLVIFMVTANFLKKESININLPKVEAADPNVAQSVQVALTKDGKILLEGSDTSIEKLKAHLERDAKIRPNMRLTLSADSSLPYGKIAETMGVIRKAGVTKIALSVKR; encoded by the coding sequence ATGGCAGGCTCTGCTCCCTCCGGCGACGGAGAAGAAATAGGCAATATCAATATCACTCCGATGGTGGATGTGATTCTGGTTCTTCTGGTGATCTTTATGGTGACCGCGAACTTCTTAAAAAAAGAATCGATCAACATCAATCTTCCTAAAGTGGAAGCCGCAGACCCGAACGTCGCTCAATCGGTTCAGGTCGCTTTGACCAAGGACGGAAAAATTCTTTTGGAAGGATCGGATACTTCCATAGAAAAATTGAAGGCTCATCTCGAAAGGGACGCCAAAATCAGACCGAACATGCGTCTGACCCTTTCGGCGGATTCTTCCCTACCTTATGGAAAGATAGCGGAAACGATGGGTGTCATTCGTAAGGCCGGAGTGACGAAGATCGCGCTTTCGGTTAAACGTTAG
- a CDS encoding MotA/TolQ/ExbB proton channel family protein, translating into MTMFLVEYGETFIFVVMLVASIVALAVGTERILIFRRNLRNTDAILPILTSEIRKGDWNAVKTVASENPGNIYAKFSQFSAEQYEVGHDALAELQEGRIIGERVDLENHLPILNTLGNNAPFIGLLGTVLGVIKAFYGLGTLGSTGAEFVMRSISTALLATAAGLGVAIPVVMANNYFTRKLKVIQANLEILSREFLATLSRKR; encoded by the coding sequence ATGACTATGTTTTTGGTTGAATACGGCGAGACTTTCATTTTTGTCGTTATGCTCGTAGCAAGTATCGTTGCTCTCGCGGTAGGAACTGAAAGAATTCTGATTTTTCGCAGAAATCTGAGAAACACGGACGCCATTCTTCCCATCTTAACGTCCGAAATCAGAAAGGGCGATTGGAACGCGGTGAAGACCGTCGCTTCCGAAAATCCTGGAAACATCTACGCAAAATTTTCCCAATTTTCCGCGGAACAATACGAGGTCGGTCACGACGCTCTTGCGGAATTGCAAGAAGGAAGAATCATTGGTGAACGAGTCGATCTCGAAAATCATCTTCCGATTCTCAATACTCTCGGAAACAACGCGCCCTTTATCGGTCTTCTTGGAACGGTTCTCGGGGTGATCAAAGCGTTCTACGGCTTGGGAACTCTCGGAAGTACGGGAGCCGAATTCGTGATGAGAAGTATTTCCACCGCCCTTCTCGCAACTGCGGCAGGTCTTGGTGTTGCGATTCCGGTCGTAATGGCGAACAACTATTTTACGCGAAAGCTGAAAGTGATTCAGGCAAATTTGGAAATTCTTTCCAGAGAGTTTCTTGCTACACTTTCTCGCAAGAGATAG